A DNA window from Drosophila virilis strain 15010-1051.87 chromosome 4, Dvir_AGI_RSII-ME, whole genome shotgun sequence contains the following coding sequences:
- the Vm34Ca gene encoding vitelline membrane protein Vm34Ca has product MKFIVLAALACLLAASVVADKEEKMLGSSYGGGGGGYGQPAAAPAAPSYSAPAAPSYAAPAAPSYSAPAPVSIPAPPCPKNYLFSCQPNLAPVPCSAPAPSYGSAGAYSHYAPVFSSRPMY; this is encoded by the coding sequence ATGAAATTCATTGTGCTCGCCGCCCTTGCCTGCCTGCTGGCCGCATCCGTTGTTGCCGACAAAGAGGAGAAGATGCTGGGCTCTTCTtatggtggtggtggtggtggctaTGGCCAACCTGCTGCTGCGCCCGCTGCACCATCTTATTCGGCACCGGCTGCACCATCTTATGCCGCACCTGCTGCACCATCCTACTCCGCGCCAGCTCCAGTCTCTATACCCGCTCCGCCGTGCCCGAAGAACTATCTGTTCAGCTGCCAGCCTAACTTGGCCCCTGTGCCATGCAGCGCCCCAGCGCCCAGCTATGGATCTGCCGGTGCCTACTCCCACTACGCGCCAGTCTTTTCGTCCCGCCCAATGTATTAA
- the Flad2 gene encoding FAD synthase, with the protein MISQQQNWLRMWQQSVRIKRSCYSKATDESKSRGNPHFAAKLQQAESIIKRASSLYGPEELMLCFNGGKDCTVLLDVLTKQSDALKPLRAVCFKSFDPFEEVEKFIDLCTQRYSMDLRRYNGVLKLAIEQALAEQPQVRAVFLGCRRSDPGCAELSELTPCDRDWPPLMRIFPLLEWSYHDIWDYLRSQQLPYCSLYDQGYTSLGERSNTRTNPSLLVYNEQLGKLIYRPAYELSNDKLERANREDSQILQLQQHNT; encoded by the coding sequence ATGATatcacagcaacaaaattggcTGAGAATGTGGCAACAGTCGGTGAGAATAAAGCGCAGTTGTTATTCTAAGGCTACGGATGAATCGAAGAGCAGAGGGAACCCTCATTTTGCGGCCAAGCTGCAGCAGGCAGAGTCAATTATTAAGCGTGCCAGCAGTTTGTACGGGCCGGAGGAGCTGATGTTGTGCTTCAATGGCGGCAAGGACTGCACCGTACTGCTGGATGTGCTGACAAAGCAGAGCGATGCGTTGAAGCCCCTGCGCGCCGTATGCTTCAAATCCTTTGATCCTTTCGAAGAGGTGGAGAAGTTTATAGACTTATGCACGCAGCGTTATTCTATGGATCTGCGGCGCTATAATGGCGTACTGAAGCTGGCCATTGAGCAGGCATTGGCCGAGCAGCCGCAGGTTCGTGCCGTCTTTCTGGGCTGCCGACGCAGCGATCCTGGCTGCGCTGAGCTGTCGGAGTTAACGCCCTGCGACAGGGATTGGCCGCCGCTGATGCGAATCTTTCCACTGCTGGAGTGGAGCTATCATGATATTTGGGATTATCTGCGTAGCCAACAGTTGCCCTACTGCAGTCTCTATGATCAGGGCTACACATCGCTCGGGGAGCGGAGCAACACACGAACGAATCCCAGCCTGCTGGTCTATAATGAGCAATTGGGCAAGCTGATCTATCGGCCGGCCTATGAGCTCAGCAATGATAAACTGGAGCGTGCCAATCGCGAGGATTCGCAAATACTCCAATTGCAACAGCACAATACCTAA
- the RpL24 gene encoding large ribosomal subunit protein eL24 gives MKIGLCAFSGYKIYPGHGKTMVKIDGKTFTFLDKKCERSYLMKRNPRKVTWTVLYRRKHRKGIEEEASKKRTRRTQKFQRAIVGASLAEIMAKRNMKPEVRKAQRDQAIKVAKEQKRAVKAAKKAAAPAPAKKSAPKQKATKVTQKSAPRVGGKR, from the exons ATGAA AATCGGTTTGTGTGCATTCAGCGGGTATAAGATTTACCCCGGCCATGGCAAGACCATGGTCAAAATCGATGGCAAG aCCTTCACCTTTCTGGACAAGAAGTGCGAGCGCTCCTATCTGATGAAGCGTAACCCCCGTAAGGTTACCTGGACGGTGCTGTATCGCCGCAAGCACCGCAAGGGTATTGAGGAGGAGGCCTCCAAGAAGCGCACGCGTCGCACACAGAAATTCCAGCGCGCCATTGTTGGCGCCTCGCTGGCTGAGATCATGGCCAAGCGCAACATGAAACCGGAAGTACGCAAGGCTCAGCGCGACCAAGCCATAAAGGTGGCCAAGGAACAGAAGCGTGCCGTCAAGGCAGCCAAAAAGGccgcagcaccagcaccagccaAGAAGTCCGCGCCCAAGCAGAAGGCCACCAAGGTAACGCAGAAGTCTGCGCCTCGCGTCGGTGGCAAGCGATAA
- the LOC6634176 gene encoding uncharacterized protein produces the protein MWKQQTLSITLYTLLALGQALPVDVPRYNQLGYKQPQLSNSSGYNNFVPTTDRLGVTATTPAPQFEYALLGQDPEDQHWYRVSLTPTGQKSGYRAQFATRKSPPYDAQQAHKHDKTIKELLNFLEKSEEHNLLKVYGQLLASEDYNDQEGKSKRNVDKIEIELDNDLDVRNLKTDPNRPLLLVGELQGNTPGSSHNASDSSMVKNFVYFIKGLK, from the exons ATGTGGAAGCAACAGACTCTGAGCATTACTCTCTATACTTTGTTGGCCCTAGGCCAAGCCCTGCCAGTGGATGTACCACGCTACAATCAGCTGGG GTACAAGCAGCCACAATTGAGCAACTCAAGTGGCTACAACAACTTTGTGCCCACCACCGATCGACTGGGCGTTACAGCGACTACGCCCGCACCACAATTTGAATATGCTTTGCTGGGTCAGGACCCGGAGGATCAACACTGGTATCGGGTCAGTCTTACCCCAACGGGTCAGAAGTCTGGCTATCGTGCCCAGTTTGCAACACGAAAATCGCCACCGTACGATGCACAGCAGGCACACAAGCACGACAAGACCATCAAGGAGCTGCTCAACTTCCTGGAAAAATCCGAAGAGCATAATCTGCTGAAGGTCTATGggcagctgctggccagcGAGGACTACAACGATCAGGAGGGCAAAAGCAAGCGCAATGTggataaaattgaaattgaattggaTAACGATCTGGATGTGAGAAATCTGAAAACCGATCCGAATCGGCCGCTGCTTCTAGTTGGCGAGCTGCAAGGAAATACGCCCGGCAGCAGCCACAATGCCAGTGATTCGTCAATGGTCaagaattttgtttactttataAAGGGTTTGAAATGA
- the LOC6634179 gene encoding uncharacterized protein translates to MSNMDLQPFLSLERKQLEHDRQRLSAAIKTLENDTNKNNAPTSCPAALLMQLEGYKPGQCHRMANTSSKCNEPTKASNSTLATTSQNSEQQLELSEGQAELESQEQLEGSPSIASLVKSAKEFVNQRELLIGSARQYKSANASQRNLESERPQSENRLPIGRRTGGDDMEQWVTDTFYSYFPGFNNENQKRQSYLRERQRENQQNFLKHQMLHPPLAKQRRQLKPSPVPVEEQQQTARSSQSSTSTSHSRTDKTDLELIVNNNPNYVPPKIRPATNRQQLLHDLGHVELSNIVSGDGINERNMRSAELETARKKDYQRDLMQQIEEKRRSIEILREKERRQEEILTRRLEAQLKTIHLEEQLEKQRQRAEKARIETEQNRLMREKLLAKLEQDAELLRSKDRNNLAAVTDVKGSNNNNSNNNNNDNSSNDNNNTNTNKVYKYFSNSARHEYRRGKPLPAGVELDFELPQMAKIERECFHLCEKICPLCDGPLKSYESCCLRCQRKLALKMKQQSSEQTAAGEVETDAADAVDHDCQNSYALVCLKCERLYALCSQCLVKSDVCRACQAERNVCMSCRRNLCSFCLDEIACGRDAERTHINEQQGRDPQSEDAFRVLDVNYAMPTPAAENNASNLSNTTPPPYSFYIASNSVHNADHKATPVKPMLLDQLPTVSGSANNSFELDSADEQAMERVRRQTDQRLSRYLKNYGDLAAKQQHMRSKSESRHRGTQTTPQSLGRRDVVLHEGLTQNLSMPLLREMPKMTRKETATKLDGNRQQKMDNLKKRWEVPAVQKFTLTTSSPKILTQVGAIRKQLQAARFFDDVQDEVD, encoded by the exons ATGTCCAACATGGATCTGCAGCCATTCTTATCACTGGAACGCAAGCAGCTGGAACACGATCGCCAACGCCTGAGCGCGGCTATCAAGACCCTTGAAAACGAtactaacaaaaacaatgcacCAACCAGTTGTCCTGCCGCCTTATTAATGCAACTTGAGGGTTATAAGCCAGGGCAATGTCATCGCATGGCCAACACAAGCAGCAAGTGCAATGAACCCACAAAAGCCTCAAACTCTACCTTAGCAACCACAAGCCAAAACTCTGAGCAGCAACTGGAGCTGAGCGAGGGGCAGGCGGAGTTGGAGTCGCAGGAGCAGCTGGAGGGGAGCCCATCTATCGCATCGCTAGTGAAGTCGGCCAAGGAATTTGTGAATCAACGTGAATTGCTTATTGGTAGCGCGCGACAATACAAATCGGCTAATGCGTCGCAGCGTAATTTAGAAAGCGAGCGGCCGCAAAGCGAGAATCGTTTGCCAATTGGTCGTCGTACAGGAGGG GATGATATGGAGCAATGGGTTACGGACACATTTTATTCGTATTTTCCTGGCTTTAACAATGAAAATCAGAAGCGTCAAAGTTATTTGCGTGAGCGTCAGCGCGAGAATCAGCAGAACTTTCTCAAGCACCAG ATGCTGCATCCGCCATTGGCAAAGCAGCGACGTCAGCTGAAGCCATCGCCGGTACCGGtagaggagcagcagcaaacagcgCGCTCCAGTCAATCAAGCACAAGCACATCACATAGCAGAACGGATAAGACTGATCTAGAgttaattgtaaataataatcCCAATTATGTGCCCCCGAAAATACGGCCGGCCACCAATCGCCAGCAACTGCTCCACGATTTGGGACATGTAGAGCTCTCCAATATTGTGAGCGGTGATGGCATCAATGAGCGTAATATGCGCAGCGCTGAACTGGAAACGGCGCGCAAAAAGGACTATCAAAGGGACTTGATGCAACAGATCGAGGAGAAGCGTCGCTCCATAGAAATCCTACGCGAAAAAGAACGACGACAGGAGGAGATCCTGACCAG GCGCCTGGAGGCACAGCTAAAGACCATACACTTAGAGGAGCAGTTGGAAAAGCAGCGTCAACGCGCAGAAAAG GCACGCATCGAGACGGAACAGAATCGCTTGATGCGCGAGAAGCTGCTGGCCAAGCTGGAGCAGGATGCGGAGCTGTTGCGCTCAAAGGACCGCAATAATCTGGCTGCAGTAACGGATGTAAAaggcagtaacaacaacaacagcaacaacaataacaacgacaatagcagcaacgacaacaataacacaaATACCAATAAGGTGTACAAATACTTCAGTAATTCGGCAAGGCATGAGTATCGACGTGGTAAGCCGTTGCCGGCGGGCGTGGAACTGGACTTCGAGCTGccgcaaatggcaaaaatcgAGCGCGAATGTTTCCATTTGTGCGAGAAGATCTGTCCGCTGTGCGATGGGCCGCTGAAGAGCTACGAGAGCTGTTGTCTACGCTGTCAGCGCAAATTGGCACTTAAAATGAAGCAGCAGAGCAGCGAGCAGACAGCTGCTGGAGAGGTAGAGACGGATGCCGCGGATGCAGTGGATCACGATTGTCAGAATAGCTATGCGCTGGTCTGTCTCAAATGCGAACGCCTGTATGCCCTGTGCAGCCAGTGTCTGGTCAAGAGCGATGTGTGCCGCGCCTGCCAGGCAGAACGTAATGTCTGCATGAGCTGTCGTCGTAATCTGTGCTCATTTTGCCTGGACGAGATTGCCTGTGGGCGTGATGCCGAACGTACGCACATCAACGAGCAGCAGGGTCGTGATCCGCAATCGGAGGATGCCTTTCGTGTTCTGGATGTTAATTATGCGATGCCAACTCCGGCGGCAGAAAACAATGCCTCAAATTTGTCTAATACCACGCCGCCAccatattctttttatatcgcGTCTAACTCGGTGCACAATGCGGATCATAAGGCCACGCCCGTAAAGCCAATGCTGCTAGATCAGCTGCCCACCGTCTCTGGCAGCGCTAACAACAGTTTCGAACTCGACAGTGCCGATGAGCAGGCCATGGAGCGTGTGCGTCGCCAAACAGATCAGCGGCTGTCCCGTTATCTCAAGAACTATGGCGATTTAGCTGCCAAGCAGCAACATATGCGCAGTAAAAGCGAATCTCGCCATCGTGGCACACAGACGACGCCCCAATCCTTGGGCCGGCGCGATGTGGTGCTGCATGAGGGGCTCACACAGAATCTATCCATGCCGCTGCTACGagaaatgccaaaaatgaCGCGCAAAGAGACGGCCACAAAGTTGGACGGAAATCGTCAGCAGAAAATGGATAATCTCAAGAAGCGCTGGGAG GTGCCCGCCGTGCAAAAGTTTACGTTGACCACTTCGTCACCCAAAATATTAACCCAAGTGGGCGCCATACGTAAACAGCTGCAGGCGGCGCGTTTCTTTGACGATGTCCAGGACGAAGTCGACTAA
- the LOC6634180 gene encoding membrane-associated progesterone receptor component 1: MSEKNGQTKSLEAKLPWYYNLYNTIKDTPINLTLLLVSAFVFYKVVNITRQRRNLNRIRNFFGYDKGNQISQLPPLHRDFTVKELLEYNGTQEDGRILVAVNFNVYDVSCAKHFYGEGGTYPQYAGCDISRSLINFSAERNDCLDFDDLSDLTAKQRSTLVEWDQQYAEKYPFVGHLMREEEPPIIDANEEDKNAELEKLLEEYKM; this comes from the coding sequence ATGTCTGAAAAGAATGGGCAGACCAAATCGCTCGAAGCAAAGTTACCCTGGTACTACAATCTATACAACACCATCAAGGATACGCCCATTAATCTGACGCTGCTTCTCGTCTCGGCCTTTGTTTTCTATAAAGTGGTTAATATAACCCGCCAACGGCGTAATCTGAATCGTATCCGGAATTTCTTTGGCTACGACAAAGGGAATCAAATATCGCAGCTACCGCCGCTGCATCGCGATTTTACCGTTAAAGAGTTACTCGAATATAATGGCACTCAAGAAGATGGACGTATTCTGGTAGCGGTCAATTTTAATGTATATGACGTGTCCTGTGCGAAGCACTTTTATGGCGAAGGTGGCACATACCCTCAGTATGCAGGCTGTGATATATCGCGCAGTCTAATTAACTTTTCAGCGGAGCGAAATGATTGTCTGGACTTTGATGATCTAAGCGATTTAACTGCAAAGCAAAGGAGCACATTAGTGGAGTGGGATCAACAATATGCTGAAAAATATCCTTTTGTTGGCCATTTAATGCGTGAAGAAGAGCCACCCATAATTGATGCAAACGAAGAGGACAAAAACGCGGAACTTGAGAAATTATTGGAAGAATACAAGATGtaa